A stretch of the Candidatus Nanopelagicales bacterium genome encodes the following:
- the rplL gene encoding 50S ribosomal protein L7/L12, whose product MAKMSTEELLDAFKEMTLIELSEFVKAFEETFEVTAAAPVAVAAAAPAAAGGDAGAAAAAEQDEFDVILEAAGDNKIPVIKEVRTLTSLGLKEAKDLVEAAPKPVLEKVNKETADKAKEALEGAGAKVTIK is encoded by the coding sequence ATGGCGAAGATGAGCACCGAGGAGCTGCTCGACGCGTTCAAGGAGATGACGCTGATCGAGCTGTCCGAGTTCGTGAAGGCCTTCGAGGAGACCTTCGAGGTCACCGCGGCCGCCCCGGTCGCCGTCGCGGCCGCCGCGCCGGCCGCCGCCGGCGGGGACGCCGGTGCCGCCGCCGCTGCCGAGCAGGACGAGTTCGACGTCATCCTCGAGGCCGCCGGCGACAACAAGATCCCGGTCATCAAGGAGGTGCGCACCCTGACCAGCCTGGGCCTGAAGGAGGCCAAGGACCTGGTCGAGGCCGCGCCGAAGCCGGTGCTGGAGAAGGTCAACAAGGAGACGGCCGACAAGGCCAAGGAGGCCCTCGAGGGCGCCGGCGCCAAGGTCACCATCAAGTGA